Proteins encoded within one genomic window of Geotalea daltonii FRC-32:
- a CDS encoding substrate-binding domain-containing protein has protein sequence MKRDLIFKRAMVCLIVAGFLTATAASAETVIKVGGSGGPLGSAKLLAKAYMKIHKGVSIKVLPSLGSSGGIKAVIGGAVDIALSGRPLKAEEKSRGAVETKYARSPYVFITHRQVNKESTTIREVEQLYGGKIREWPDGKQVRLVMRPESDSDTKLLRSLSPGMDQAVLSAIRQPEMNFAVTDQDSIDMVMKIPGSFGGATLTQVLTEKLPVKVLALDGVQPKAKTMKEAYPVWKEFYIVTLGNSSEAAKEFAAFFSSPAGRKILAANGNQPL, from the coding sequence ATGAAAAGAGATCTTATTTTCAAAAGGGCCATGGTCTGCTTGATCGTGGCGGGGTTTCTGACAGCCACAGCGGCATCGGCAGAAACAGTGATAAAAGTCGGGGGCTCGGGGGGGCCTCTGGGCTCGGCGAAGCTCTTGGCCAAAGCATACATGAAGATCCATAAGGGAGTGTCCATCAAGGTACTGCCGAGCCTTGGCAGTTCGGGAGGGATAAAGGCGGTGATCGGGGGGGCAGTTGACATTGCCCTCAGTGGCCGGCCGCTGAAAGCAGAAGAAAAATCCAGGGGCGCCGTGGAGACGAAATATGCCAGATCGCCGTATGTTTTCATAACCCATCGGCAAGTCAACAAAGAGTCAACAACCATCAGAGAGGTGGAACAGTTATACGGCGGCAAGATCAGGGAATGGCCGGACGGCAAGCAGGTTCGCCTGGTAATGAGGCCGGAAAGCGATTCCGATACCAAGCTGCTGCGCAGCCTCTCTCCTGGTATGGATCAGGCCGTTTTGTCAGCGATCCGCCAGCCGGAAATGAATTTTGCCGTCACCGATCAGGATAGCATCGACATGGTGATGAAGATTCCCGGCAGTTTTGGCGGAGCCACACTGACACAGGTTTTGACAGAAAAATTGCCGGTAAAGGTGTTAGCCCTTGATGGCGTGCAGCCCAAGGCCAAGACGATGAAGGAAGCCTATCCGGTCTGGAAGGAGTTTTACATAGTAACCCTGGGCAACTCATCGGAAGCGGCCAAGGAATTTGCCGCTTTTTTCTCTTCGCCGGCCGGCAGGAAAATTCTTGCAGCAAACGGCAATCAACCGCTCTAA
- a CDS encoding diguanylate cyclase domain-containing protein, giving the protein MVDEMGAVDGKADGARILYMEDDAGLARLLQRTLQRLGHVIDLAENGELGLAMSEKVEYDVILVDYNMPLCGGIDVLRILTAREKHPPVIMVTGSGNEKVAVEALKLGATDYIVKDVEMGYLELLPLVIDQVLQKQQLVAERQQMLTAIHESEWRYRKLVELSPDGIVICSAGKFVFINPAGVSLLGAPEAKDLLGMAMLDFVHPDFKEIFKAQLRQMEDSGYNVPWIEERFIRFDMADIDVEVSGVPFTFNGEPAVQIIFRDITERTLAKRRLEQLAHYDMLTSLPNRTLFFDRFNTNLEQGKRYGIAFALLFLDLDRFKQINDQDGHDVGDLLLQKVAERLKGCLRKSDTVARMGGDEFAVVLSRISERKDAATVAKKIIGELSVPFQLKGKEGSIGVSIGISIFPDDGTDLESLLKHADTAMYRAKQGGSRFEFYQAGEGNLT; this is encoded by the coding sequence ATGGTCGACGAAATGGGTGCAGTTGACGGCAAAGCCGATGGCGCTCGTATTTTATATATGGAAGATGATGCCGGGCTGGCCCGGCTGCTCCAAAGGACCCTGCAGCGGCTTGGGCACGTGATAGACCTGGCGGAGAATGGCGAGCTGGGGCTGGCCATGTCGGAAAAGGTGGAATACGATGTAATCCTGGTCGACTACAACATGCCTCTGTGCGGCGGTATAGATGTGCTGCGCATCCTGACCGCGCGGGAAAAACATCCACCAGTGATCATGGTAACGGGCAGCGGCAATGAAAAGGTAGCTGTGGAAGCACTGAAGCTGGGCGCCACGGACTATATCGTCAAAGATGTGGAGATGGGCTATCTGGAGCTGCTTCCACTGGTTATTGATCAGGTATTGCAGAAACAACAGCTTGTTGCCGAGCGGCAGCAAATGCTCACCGCCATCCACGAGAGCGAATGGCGATACAGAAAGCTGGTTGAACTGTCTCCCGACGGGATCGTGATCTGCTCCGCCGGGAAATTCGTCTTCATCAATCCCGCAGGTGTGAGCCTTTTGGGTGCGCCGGAGGCGAAGGACCTGCTGGGAATGGCCATGCTCGACTTCGTCCATCCCGACTTCAAGGAAATATTCAAGGCACAGCTGAGGCAGATGGAAGATTCGGGATATAACGTCCCCTGGATTGAGGAACGGTTTATCCGTTTTGACATGGCCGACATAGATGTTGAGGTCTCAGGCGTTCCCTTTACCTTCAACGGCGAACCAGCCGTGCAAATCATCTTTCGCGACATCACCGAACGCACCCTGGCCAAGCGCCGCCTGGAACAGTTGGCCCATTACGATATGCTCACTTCATTGCCCAACCGGACGCTGTTTTTCGACCGCTTCAATACCAATCTGGAACAGGGCAAAAGGTACGGCATTGCTTTTGCCCTGCTGTTTCTTGATCTGGATCGATTCAAGCAGATCAATGACCAGGACGGGCATGATGTGGGAGACCTGCTGCTGCAGAAAGTTGCGGAGAGGCTGAAAGGATGTCTGCGTAAATCCGATACGGTAGCACGTATGGGGGGAGACGAATTCGCCGTAGTTCTCTCCCGGATCAGCGAGAGAAAGGATGCCGCAACTGTAGCGAAAAAGATTATCGGCGAGCTCTCCGTGCCCTTTCAACTTAAGGGGAAGGAGGGTTCGATCGGCGTCAGTATCGGCATAAGTATCTTCCCTGATGACGGCACCGATTTGGAAAGCCTGCTGAAACACGCCGACACGGCCATGTATCGTGCCAAGCAGGGTGGCAGCCGGTTCGAATTTTACCAGGCAGGAGAGGGTAATTTAACTTGA
- the tadA gene encoding tRNA adenosine(34) deaminase TadA, translating into MAIERDDAFWMGKAIAQAEKAAARGEVPIGAVIVRDGKIIARGHNLREGMQDPSAHAELIAIRRGAKKNGNWRLLGTTLYVTLEPCLMCMGAILLARVEKVVFGCHDPKGGAAGSLYNLSDDSRLNHRVTLVSGIREAECAALLSDFFAALRREKKQNKRE; encoded by the coding sequence ATGGCGATAGAGAGGGATGATGCCTTCTGGATGGGCAAAGCCATCGCCCAGGCTGAAAAGGCCGCCGCCCGCGGCGAGGTACCCATTGGTGCCGTTATCGTCAGAGATGGTAAAATAATTGCCAGAGGACACAACCTACGGGAGGGGATGCAGGACCCCTCGGCCCATGCCGAACTGATAGCCATCCGGCGGGGGGCAAAAAAAAACGGCAATTGGCGCCTGCTCGGCACAACGCTTTATGTCACCCTGGAACCCTGCCTGATGTGCATGGGGGCGATCTTGCTGGCGCGGGTGGAAAAGGTGGTTTTCGGCTGCCACGACCCGAAAGGGGGGGCGGCTGGTTCCCTTTACAACCTGTCCGACGACAGCCGGCTCAACCACCGGGTAACGCTGGTTTCAGGGATCAGGGAAGCGGAATGCGCGGCGCTACTCAGCGATTTTTTCGCCGCCTTGCGCCGGGAAAAGAAGCAGAATAAAAGAGAATAG
- a CDS encoding cytochrome c biogenesis protein ResB has product MMTRIRLLFPLVVTSPLAFGVFLIIPLVVVLQRISGGSSISPIILLINNLLCLAWLLARLFIDVRRFRSGKRYGSEALFRGRAATVPFGREQLREHLVRTGYILDESGRYGERPDRGYWGRLLLLTGLSFTLLVGTYDNVRQFSGTILLGVGGPLKLFEASSYGILTKGALSSFDELPVKLQITRQILPDGKYPKGATDIVICDPDGKELQRATIRPGSPLSIGAFEIHMARFLFDAWLVVTTTSNHIVFTNFVKLLPLDKPKEGYTFHGEIDDDHFEKVKGEVWLRPQDKAMKVAVDYKGSRIVDTELFLWGENKKESAGYVAKLEGLGQWSEIHVTRRRHKSALFAGVWTALLGLLIRLSWRPRRVWITETPDGISLRTTDAKVLKAINDSTVDI; this is encoded by the coding sequence ATGATGACACGCATCCGTTTACTGTTCCCTCTGGTCGTTACCTCGCCACTTGCTTTTGGTGTATTCCTCATCATTCCGCTGGTGGTGGTTCTCCAGCGCATCAGCGGGGGGAGTTCCATCTCCCCGATAATCCTGCTGATCAACAACCTGCTCTGTCTGGCCTGGCTCCTTGCACGTCTGTTCATTGATGTGAGACGATTCCGTTCCGGGAAACGATATGGTTCAGAAGCGCTGTTCCGAGGGCGGGCCGCAACCGTACCCTTTGGCCGGGAACAGCTACGCGAGCATCTCGTGCGAACAGGCTATATCCTCGATGAATCCGGGCGCTACGGAGAGCGGCCTGACCGGGGGTATTGGGGAAGGCTCCTCCTGCTGACAGGGCTGTCATTCACCCTTCTGGTAGGGACCTACGACAACGTTCGTCAATTCTCCGGCACCATTCTGCTTGGGGTCGGCGGGCCGCTCAAGCTCTTCGAAGCCTCCTCCTACGGGATTCTCACCAAGGGTGCACTCTCCTCGTTCGATGAACTGCCGGTCAAGCTTCAGATAACCCGTCAGATCCTTCCTGATGGCAAGTATCCTAAAGGCGCTACCGACATCGTCATATGCGACCCGGACGGAAAGGAACTGCAGCGGGCGACCATCAGGCCTGGCTCTCCCCTTAGCATCGGCGCCTTTGAGATCCACATGGCCCGTTTTTTGTTCGATGCCTGGCTGGTCGTCACCACCACATCGAACCACATCGTCTTCACCAATTTCGTCAAACTCCTTCCCCTGGACAAACCGAAAGAGGGATATACATTCCATGGTGAAATCGATGATGATCATTTCGAGAAGGTCAAGGGAGAGGTATGGCTCCGGCCACAGGACAAAGCCATGAAAGTGGCAGTGGACTACAAAGGATCTCGTATAGTGGATACCGAACTATTCCTCTGGGGAGAGAACAAAAAGGAATCGGCCGGCTATGTTGCCAAGCTCGAAGGACTGGGGCAATGGAGCGAGATCCATGTAACCCGCCGCCGCCACAAGAGTGCGCTGTTTGCCGGTGTGTGGACTGCCCTGCTAGGATTGTTGATACGTCTGAGCTGGAGGCCTCGACGGGTCTGGATTACAGAAACGCCCGACGGCATATCTTTGCGCACTACGGATGCGAAAGTACTTAAAGCCATCAACGACTCAACCGTTGACATATAA
- a CDS encoding CxxxxCH/CxxCH domain c-type cytochrome, which produces MLLSTFMYQGWYRPVVASATEMVSNGVFNGSAGWTFSTATYDSTTTRTASSGSAKLSISGRNTATIGTVTQAVSIPAGSTIDAVSLYAQLTTSHETTGDNISVDLRYSDATTVNILSSGELTNSSWTVSNGTGVTLAMDVNQVIITMNTKSGNNSASTASLWVDEVTVSYTAGLPCSLNIPTLAVSPSSSLVAAGANMLYTATVTNNDSGAGCSNVTFNLGLINTNTSDFTLTAISPASLLLPAGAQGTAEFTVTAQATAADGAVNTSTVSVSAFGHTAPPNATVQTTVNSGGSPLLHTSANLDPTNAKGYGTWGASYACSTCHNRNSTNVKRVLETIVTPLGSRPVLFSRMTASIANTQGTFGDDLRTTYANASRNVCEVCHHKTLYHQYSSTKIANRSTDPHYNRQDCAASCHPHSAGFKGSGCDGCHGNPPTSTATLVTSPEATLALGAPPTSGGSHSAHVTGEGMKCTTCHSGNTMPSVSKTIQIGFDINNSNWPGFAGPVAFGSFSGRSPLGGTPAYSFVSSKTGTVVNTSASYRTSCNVYCHGQWTGANGSINPSWIVTDGSQSACGTCHAASAANVPATGKHTTHASSSAGNYGFSCTKCHPGASSFNHVNGSVQWRLSSSTTGLIGSTSSYSPAVTGADPAGISGNTNKLAPSATYGTCTNIYCHSNAQSNTGAATPVAYTSPGWNDASLGCGGCHLDMDTNASATGDHVKHAQTYAISCVTCHNGYTETSVTTATHVNKVIEISFSGNGAGTTYSQANQAPGNGYGTCSTSYCHSTAQSSTGGATPTYPGTAPTWGSSTMNCGSCHLNMDSNTSAPGDHVKHAQGTANFTCATCHNGYTETSVTTSTHVNKTIELSFSGTYATGTVYSQGNGAVGNGFGNCTASKCHGQGAPVWGGGLYSATVPCENCHGSAATSPFYSTAATGAAPTKVTAENDSKVGAHVPHLTARAAYTGIVACGDCHTVPATITAVGHMNGVSAPVFSGDAVLNTANPTYASSTCTATYCHGGKMINGSSNGSDTSPTWTNTAYLTGTPSNTGDCAMCHGCPPTGYTGSSHSGTEALSACNGCHSHVNADGTFTAGANRALHINGIVEASGGDCLGCHAGLKNNTGNADIDNNGVRIITAEFSRTSHHVTGVTLTVRHCAMCHMEGDTSGVKGTLHENGQIDLRNVDTNTAIVWTGSEHANMDNFCFACHDNNGVNNTTVQSITGGTATNPFNDTLRNSYDQVTRPGVIDVKTQFTTTNYSHHAVSGQKYTSSTPLFSASPNRFVSTFTPLGGSVSIRDTSTIHCGDCHTSGKWATSGGIGAHGSTNEYMLQTASGTDTTHTSTDYVCFKCHVGSIYNDLGGKTLGGTAAHITGGNGSDYTHTAGTTGLSARTNGDGHITGMTCSGCHNCGQTGWGGIHGGNASYTDGNNTSQQTRRFMPGMGNSKYIPGGWTSGTGATCYTLNNSSWSTCNQHPSGGKSVTRTPRAITY; this is translated from the coding sequence ATGCTGCTGAGCACCTTTATGTACCAAGGGTGGTATCGACCAGTGGTTGCCAGCGCTACAGAGATGGTCTCCAATGGGGTATTCAATGGCAGCGCCGGCTGGACATTCAGTACTGCCACTTACGACAGCACCACCACAAGGACAGCCAGCAGTGGTTCTGCAAAGCTATCCATCTCCGGCCGCAATACCGCGACTATCGGCACAGTGACGCAGGCTGTTTCCATTCCTGCCGGATCGACCATTGATGCGGTTTCTCTTTACGCGCAACTCACCACGAGCCACGAAACCACTGGTGACAACATCTCGGTCGACCTTCGCTATTCCGATGCAACGACCGTCAACATCCTCAGTTCCGGCGAACTTACCAACAGTTCATGGACTGTGAGCAACGGCACAGGGGTTACTCTGGCCATGGATGTAAACCAGGTGATCATCACCATGAACACCAAATCAGGCAACAATTCTGCCTCCACGGCATCGCTGTGGGTGGACGAGGTTACTGTTTCCTACACTGCAGGCCTTCCCTGTTCGCTAAATATCCCGACCTTGGCCGTATCCCCTTCATCGTCTCTGGTTGCTGCCGGGGCCAATATGCTCTATACAGCAACTGTCACAAACAATGACAGTGGTGCAGGTTGCAGTAATGTTACCTTTAACTTGGGGCTGATCAACACCAACACGTCCGATTTTACCTTAACGGCAATTTCTCCTGCGTCACTTTTGCTTCCAGCAGGTGCGCAGGGAACTGCCGAATTTACCGTAACCGCCCAGGCTACCGCTGCAGACGGGGCGGTTAATACATCCACCGTCAGCGTCAGCGCCTTCGGCCATACTGCCCCACCCAACGCCACAGTGCAAACAACAGTAAACAGCGGCGGATCGCCGCTGCTGCACACAAGCGCCAATTTGGATCCAACAAACGCAAAGGGCTACGGTACGTGGGGGGCATCCTATGCCTGCAGCACCTGCCACAATAGAAATTCCACCAACGTCAAGCGGGTTCTGGAAACGATAGTTACTCCACTTGGCAGCAGGCCTGTGCTTTTCTCGCGCATGACAGCATCGATTGCCAATACCCAGGGGACTTTTGGTGATGATCTCAGGACCACCTATGCCAATGCTTCCCGCAACGTCTGCGAAGTATGTCACCACAAGACCCTGTATCACCAGTACAGTTCGACAAAGATTGCCAACCGGAGCACCGATCCCCATTATAACCGCCAGGATTGTGCTGCTTCCTGTCATCCACACAGTGCAGGCTTTAAAGGGTCCGGTTGCGACGGCTGCCACGGCAATCCACCTACCAGTACGGCAACACTGGTAACCAGCCCCGAGGCGACACTGGCCCTGGGCGCCCCCCCGACCAGCGGAGGTTCCCATTCAGCACACGTGACAGGTGAAGGAATGAAGTGCACCACTTGCCACAGCGGCAATACCATGCCGTCGGTGAGCAAAACCATCCAGATTGGCTTCGATATCAACAATAGCAACTGGCCCGGCTTTGCCGGACCAGTTGCCTTCGGCTCCTTTAGCGGACGTTCGCCCCTTGGCGGCACTCCTGCCTACAGCTTTGTTTCCAGCAAAACCGGCACCGTCGTCAATACCAGCGCCAGCTACCGTACCTCCTGCAATGTCTATTGCCACGGCCAGTGGACCGGCGCCAATGGCTCGATAAATCCATCGTGGATTGTTACCGACGGCAGCCAGTCGGCCTGCGGTACCTGTCACGCCGCTTCAGCGGCCAATGTTCCTGCAACCGGAAAGCATACTACCCACGCCAGCAGCAGTGCCGGCAACTATGGATTCTCCTGCACCAAGTGCCATCCGGGTGCAAGCAGCTTCAACCATGTCAACGGCAGCGTCCAGTGGCGGTTAAGCTCCTCCACCACCGGTCTCATCGGCTCTACCTCCAGTTATTCCCCGGCTGTTACCGGAGCCGATCCGGCAGGAATCAGCGGTAATACCAATAAATTAGCCCCCAGTGCCACCTACGGTACCTGCACCAACATCTACTGCCATTCCAATGCCCAGTCAAACACCGGTGCTGCTACACCTGTTGCCTATACATCACCAGGGTGGAACGATGCCTCCCTTGGCTGCGGTGGGTGCCACCTGGATATGGACACCAACGCCTCCGCCACCGGTGACCATGTGAAGCACGCCCAGACCTACGCCATTTCCTGTGTCACCTGCCATAACGGCTATACGGAAACCTCTGTTACGACCGCCACTCACGTAAACAAGGTGATCGAGATTTCTTTCAGCGGCAATGGCGCTGGCACCACTTATTCCCAGGCCAACCAGGCACCTGGCAACGGCTACGGCACCTGCAGTACCAGCTACTGCCACAGTACAGCCCAATCATCCACCGGTGGCGCGACTCCCACCTATCCGGGTACCGCACCAACCTGGGGCAGTTCGACAATGAATTGCGGCAGTTGCCATCTTAATATGGATAGCAATACATCCGCCCCCGGCGATCACGTCAAACACGCCCAAGGAACAGCCAACTTCACCTGTGCAACCTGTCATAACGGCTATACCGAAACATCAGTTACAACCTCTACCCATGTGAACAAGACCATAGAACTCTCCTTCAGTGGCACCTATGCCACCGGTACCGTTTATTCCCAGGGAAATGGCGCCGTCGGCAATGGCTTCGGCAACTGCACGGCAAGCAAATGCCACGGCCAGGGTGCACCGGTTTGGGGCGGTGGTTTGTACTCGGCAACCGTTCCTTGTGAAAACTGTCACGGCTCGGCCGCAACCAGTCCGTTCTACTCCACTGCGGCTACCGGTGCTGCGCCGACAAAGGTGACGGCTGAGAATGATAGCAAGGTTGGTGCCCATGTTCCTCATCTCACGGCACGAGCGGCATATACCGGCATCGTTGCTTGCGGGGATTGCCATACCGTTCCAGCTACGATTACTGCCGTAGGCCATATGAATGGTGTTTCAGCGCCGGTCTTTTCCGGCGATGCGGTACTGAACACAGCTAATCCGACCTATGCATCTTCAACCTGCACCGCCACCTACTGCCACGGCGGAAAGATGATCAACGGCTCAAGCAACGGGTCGGATACCAGCCCGACCTGGACCAATACTGCCTATCTTACCGGTACCCCGTCAAATACGGGTGATTGTGCCATGTGCCATGGCTGCCCCCCTACCGGTTATACGGGCAGTTCCCACAGCGGCACAGAAGCCTTGTCTGCATGTAACGGCTGCCATTCCCACGTCAATGCAGACGGCACATTTACTGCCGGCGCCAATCGTGCTCTACACATTAACGGTATAGTCGAGGCATCCGGCGGGGACTGTCTCGGTTGTCACGCCGGCCTCAAAAATAACACGGGCAACGCCGATATCGATAATAATGGTGTTCGCATAATCACAGCAGAATTTTCCAGAACTTCACACCATGTCACCGGTGTAACCTTGACCGTACGCCACTGTGCCATGTGCCACATGGAGGGGGATACCAGCGGCGTCAAGGGAACACTGCATGAAAATGGCCAGATTGACCTGCGTAATGTTGATACCAACACCGCTATTGTCTGGACCGGTTCTGAGCACGCCAATATGGATAATTTTTGTTTTGCCTGTCATGACAACAATGGGGTCAACAATACTACTGTTCAAAGCATTACGGGTGGAACGGCGACCAACCCCTTCAACGACACCCTGAGAAACAGTTACGACCAGGTCACACGCCCTGGGGTAATCGATGTCAAAACGCAATTCACTACCACCAACTACTCCCATCACGCCGTGTCCGGCCAAAAGTATACATCGTCGACACCACTTTTCTCGGCCAGTCCAAACCGGTTCGTATCCACCTTCACCCCACTCGGAGGTAGCGTTTCCATCCGCGATACCTCGACAATCCACTGCGGTGACTGCCACACCAGCGGTAAGTGGGCGACATCAGGCGGCATCGGCGCTCACGGTTCCACCAACGAATATATGCTGCAGACCGCTAGCGGCACGGACACAACCCATACATCGACCGATTATGTCTGTTTCAAATGCCATGTCGGATCTATCTACAACGATTTAGGTGGCAAAACCCTGGGCGGTACCGCTGCTCACATTACCGGCGGTAACGGGAGCGATTACACACACACTGCAGGGACAACCGGCCTGTCTGCCCGTACGAATGGCGATGGACACATCACCGGCATGACCTGCTCAGGCTGCCACAACTGCGGCCAAACCGGATGGGGGGGCATTCACGGCGGCAATGCCAGCTACACGGACGGTAACAATACTTCTCAGCAGACGAGGCGGTTCATGCCTGGTATGGGAAACTCCAAGTACATCCCTGGGGGCTGGACATCGGGAACCGGTGCAACCTGCTATACGCTGAACAACTCAAGCTGGAGCACGTGCAATCAGCATCCTTCCGGCGGAAAATCTGTCACCAGAACGCCACGAGCAATCACCTATTGA
- a CDS encoding WG repeat-containing protein, which produces MRLLVRQNGKFGYIDQSGKLAIPARFENASLFSEGLAAVRIGGKDGYIDTSGKIVIEPRFKAASIFNEGLAAVLVGDRWGYINKAGKMVIPSSIVSTFAFTEGLAVVVAVTKDGYKAGYMDATGKMIIQPLYEDARFFSEGLAPVKKGKKFGFINRSGTMVIQPMFDDATPFREGLAAVKINGKYGQWGFIDTNGVWVVEAKYKNCLRFKEGVAAVEQEGTWRFIDRRGKDAVPLTMDGPSLFSEGLAPVKIRGKVGYIDRQGREIIPPRFEAATIFIKGLAAVRQGDLCGYIDKKGNLVVPPTYEWYQPIIDQVVTFAAEIE; this is translated from the coding sequence GTGCGCCTTCTGGTAAGGCAAAACGGCAAGTTCGGCTATATTGACCAAAGTGGAAAACTGGCGATCCCGGCCCGATTCGAGAACGCGTCACTTTTCTCCGAAGGGCTGGCAGCAGTGAGGATTGGTGGCAAGGATGGCTATATCGACACATCCGGCAAAATTGTCATCGAACCCCGGTTCAAGGCGGCCTCTATCTTTAACGAAGGGCTGGCGGCAGTTCTGGTTGGTGACAGGTGGGGGTATATCAACAAGGCCGGCAAGATGGTTATCCCCTCAAGCATTGTTTCGACCTTTGCTTTTACCGAGGGTTTGGCGGTAGTCGTGGCCGTCACCAAAGATGGTTACAAGGCCGGGTACATGGATGCAACGGGCAAGATGATCATTCAGCCGCTTTACGAAGATGCAAGGTTCTTTTCAGAGGGTTTGGCGCCAGTGAAGAAGGGAAAAAAATTCGGCTTTATCAATCGTTCCGGGACCATGGTGATCCAGCCGATGTTTGATGATGCTACCCCCTTCCGCGAAGGGTTGGCTGCCGTGAAGATCAATGGCAAGTACGGCCAGTGGGGCTTCATCGATACCAATGGCGTCTGGGTAGTAGAGGCAAAATATAAAAACTGCCTCCGGTTCAAGGAGGGCGTGGCCGCAGTAGAGCAAGAAGGCACCTGGCGGTTTATTGACCGGCGAGGCAAGGATGCCGTGCCGCTGACAATGGACGGACCATCGCTCTTTTCAGAGGGGCTTGCGCCGGTCAAAATAAGGGGGAAAGTCGGTTACATCGACCGCCAAGGACGAGAGATCATCCCTCCCCGTTTCGAGGCTGCAACGATTTTTATCAAAGGGTTGGCGGCTGTGCGCCAAGGGGACCTGTGCGGATACATCGACAAGAAAGGGAATCTGGTCGTTCCTCCCACCTATGAGTGGTACCAGCCAATTATCGACCAAGTGGTCACCTTCGCGGCAGAAATTGAGTAA
- a CDS encoding sensor histidine kinase — MSSEHNKLIRITSCIAGTVAIAITVALPLIYFLVSYKYTMGGLETEAEINARNIASIIRSNPDLWKYETPRLYELLARRPRAGHAETRRIFDKGGELVAESTDRLNPPVVSSTYPLKDSGVEVGKIEISRSLAPLLLRVGLVALIGIFLGTAVFISLLMMPKKALNELKRAEERLQHFAQNLQEVNEELKNFAYIISHDLRAPLVNVKGFTGELQACMQELDSITRRRECDLDGNDGKRLTEILETDVPEAIGFITSSVSRMDTLIGLVLKLSRLGHRELKPEPVDLNELVDGILKTLTHQLEQKNAQVSVGMLPEVVQDRVALEQIIGNLLDNAVKYLDPERPGRLEISAEKTHEGYIFNFRDNGRGISLDDQNKVFDIFRRAGKQDVQGDGMGLAYVKALVRRLDGQIWCASEFGEGSTFSFSLPLTEDGMGRV, encoded by the coding sequence ATGAGTTCTGAACACAACAAATTGATAAGAATTACCAGCTGCATTGCCGGAACGGTTGCAATTGCCATAACGGTTGCTTTGCCCCTCATCTACTTCCTGGTTTCCTATAAATATACGATGGGAGGTCTGGAAACAGAGGCTGAAATAAACGCCCGCAATATAGCCTCCATCATCAGAAGTAATCCCGATTTATGGAAATATGAAACGCCCAGGCTTTATGAACTCCTGGCAAGAAGACCACGGGCAGGGCACGCCGAGACAAGGCGGATATTCGACAAGGGTGGAGAGCTGGTGGCGGAAAGCACCGACAGGCTGAATCCCCCGGTGGTCAGCAGCACCTATCCCCTGAAAGATTCAGGGGTGGAGGTAGGAAAAATAGAAATCAGCCGTTCACTTGCTCCCCTTTTGCTGCGCGTCGGTCTGGTGGCGCTGATAGGTATATTCTTGGGGACCGCTGTTTTCATTTCGCTGTTGATGATGCCAAAAAAGGCGCTCAATGAGTTGAAACGGGCTGAAGAGAGGCTGCAGCACTTTGCCCAGAACCTTCAGGAGGTCAATGAGGAGCTTAAGAACTTTGCCTATATCATTTCCCACGACCTCCGGGCGCCTTTGGTAAATGTCAAAGGCTTTACCGGCGAGTTGCAGGCCTGCATGCAGGAGCTGGATTCCATCACGAGAAGAAGGGAATGCGATTTAGACGGCAATGACGGCAAAAGACTCACCGAGATTCTTGAAACCGATGTCCCTGAGGCGATCGGGTTCATCACCTCATCGGTGAGCCGTATGGATACACTGATCGGCCTGGTTCTGAAGCTGTCCCGCCTTGGGCACCGCGAGTTGAAACCGGAGCCGGTCGATCTCAACGAGCTGGTGGACGGTATCCTGAAAACGCTGACCCATCAGCTGGAGCAGAAAAATGCCCAGGTGAGCGTCGGAATGCTGCCAGAGGTAGTCCAGGACAGAGTTGCCCTGGAGCAGATTATAGGTAATCTGCTGGATAACGCCGTCAAGTACCTTGACCCGGAGCGACCGGGCAGGCTTGAGATCTCGGCGGAAAAGACGCATGAGGGATACATCTTCAACTTTCGCGACAATGGCAGGGGAATTTCCCTTGATGACCAGAACAAGGTGTTCGACATTTTTCGCCGGGCAGGCAAACAGGATGTCCAGGGGGATGGGATGGGACTTGCCTACGTAAAGGCTCTGGTGCGGCGACTCGACGGCCAGATCTGGTGTGCTTCGGAATTCGGTGAAGGGAGCACCTTCAGTTTTAGCCTGCCATTGACAGAAGACGGCATGGGAAGAGTATAA